The following are from one region of the Gammaproteobacteria bacterium genome:
- the flgC gene encoding flagellar basal body rod protein FlgC — protein MSSFKIFDIAGSGMSAQSLRLNVTASNLANAESISGNAAGVYRAREPVFSAVMDKLAGDDAASVRVLGVVENDAPVQSRYEPGHPLADAQGYIYLPNVNVVEQMANMISASRSYQNNVEVMNTSKQLLLATLRLGQ, from the coding sequence ATGTCTTCTTTCAAAATATTTGATATTGCAGGTTCGGGAATGAGCGCGCAGTCGCTGCGCCTCAACGTGACGGCCAGCAATCTGGCCAATGCCGAGAGCATCAGCGGCAACGCAGCGGGTGTGTATAGAGCACGTGAGCCGGTCTTTTCGGCGGTAATGGATAAGCTGGCCGGTGATGATGCCGCCAGTGTGCGTGTTTTGGGCGTGGTTGAAAACGACGCGCCAGTGCAAAGCCGTTATGAGCCGGGTCACCCGCTGGCGGATGCGCAGGGCTATATCTATCTGCCGAATGTGAATGTGGTAGAGCAAATGGCTAATATGATTTCCGCCTCCCGCTCTTATCAGAACAATGTGGAGGTGATGAATACCTCCAAACAGCTTTTGCTGGCAACGCTGAGGCTGGGCCAGTAA
- the flgB gene encoding flagellar basal body rod protein FlgB, which translates to MPINLDKALGIHPQALALRAHRAEVLAANMANADTPNYKAKDIDFKAVLNQARDQSSSDAAALMRTNAAHLSTGFDGSSDSVMYRVPDQSSLDGNTVDDQVEQAEFARNAIQYQASLSFLNGKIKTLMTAIRGD; encoded by the coding sequence ATGCCAATCAATCTCGATAAAGCATTAGGAATACACCCCCAGGCTCTGGCTTTGCGCGCGCACCGCGCGGAAGTTCTGGCGGCCAATATGGCCAATGCGGATACACCAAATTACAAGGCTAAGGATATCGACTTCAAAGCGGTGTTGAATCAGGCCAGGGATCAATCAAGTAGCGATGCCGCAGCGTTGATGCGCACCAATGCGGCACATCTTTCCACTGGTTTTGATGGATCCTCTGATTCAGTGATGTACCGCGTCCCGGATCAGTCGTCTCTGGATGGAAATACCGTCGACGACCAGGTAGAGCAGGCGGAGTTTGCCCGCAATGCTATTCAATATCAGGCCTCACTTTCATTCCTCAATGGCAAGATAAAAACATTAATGACGGCTATCAGGGGCGATTAA
- a CDS encoding protein-glutamate O-methyltransferase CheR — MPPQEYAAFCSFLESACGITLGDNKHYLVISRLNRLLEEAGIPSIGELVARLERDAKSGLRERIVDAMTTNETLWFRDQAPFEILKGHILPELAGKSVRPARIWSAACSSGQEPYSISIVVQEYLSGKPGSFPAGVQISATDISPTMLKDAKSGLYDSMALARGMSDERRKRFFDLKGSLWEVKNEIRKRVTFAELNLMKKDYSGLGKFDVIFCRNVLIYFSSDLKRDIIARFSQALVPGGYLFLGASESVSNYSDAFDTVRCQGGMVYRLKKK, encoded by the coding sequence ATCCCTCCTCAAGAGTATGCAGCCTTTTGCAGTTTTCTTGAGTCCGCCTGCGGTATTACGCTAGGCGACAACAAACACTATTTGGTGATCAGCCGCCTGAACCGGCTCTTGGAGGAGGCAGGAATCCCGTCAATTGGCGAACTCGTGGCACGTCTCGAACGTGATGCAAAATCCGGTTTGCGCGAACGCATTGTGGATGCCATGACGACCAACGAAACCCTCTGGTTTCGTGATCAGGCGCCTTTCGAGATACTCAAGGGACACATTCTGCCGGAGCTGGCGGGAAAGTCCGTACGTCCGGCGCGGATCTGGTCGGCGGCTTGTTCGTCAGGGCAAGAACCCTATTCCATTAGTATTGTGGTACAGGAGTATTTGAGCGGTAAGCCGGGCAGTTTTCCCGCAGGGGTGCAGATATCCGCCACTGATATCTCACCCACCATGCTCAAGGATGCCAAGTCGGGGCTATACGATTCCATGGCGTTGGCACGTGGCATGTCTGATGAACGTAGGAAGCGATTTTTTGACCTAAAAGGTTCCCTGTGGGAGGTCAAAAATGAAATACGCAAACGTGTCACTTTCGCGGAATTAAATCTGATGAAAAAAGATTATTCCGGGCTGGGTAAGTTTGACGTGATATTTTGCCGCAACGTGTTGATCTATTTCTCCAGCGACCTTAAGAGAGACATCATTGCGCGTTTTTCTCAGGCGCTGGTGCCGGGAGGTTATCTATTTCTTGGGGCATCCGAATCCGTATCAAACTATTCAGATGCTTTTGACACCGTTCGCTGCCAAGGTGGAATGGTGTATCGTCTCAAAAAGAAGTAA
- a CDS encoding chemotaxis protein CheV — translation MASMLDDVDKRTQMVGQNRLELLLFRLNGTQHFGINVFKVREVIQCPPLAHLPKAHPSICGVATIRGKTIPVIDLSMAIGLAPMVDPTRGYVIVTEYNRSVQGLLVNGMERIVNMNWESVLAPPKGTGSSSYLTAVTRLNDQLIEILDVEKVFAEIIHCSMEISGELAEEGDAQHGIQPHVLIVDDSSVARNQIKRTLEQIKISYTLAPDGREALELLKKWADTQDPLLQRLSLVISDIEMPEMDGYTLTTEIRKDERLRGLYVMLHSSLSGVFNDAMVKKVGADEFIAKFSADDLAAAALKRIKSYSAGKMQAA, via the coding sequence ATGGCAAGCATGTTGGATGATGTGGACAAGCGTACCCAGATGGTGGGGCAGAATCGGCTGGAGCTGTTATTGTTCCGGTTGAATGGCACACAGCACTTTGGCATCAATGTCTTTAAGGTGCGTGAAGTTATTCAATGTCCTCCGCTGGCGCATTTGCCAAAGGCCCATCCTTCAATATGTGGCGTTGCTACCATACGCGGAAAAACCATCCCCGTGATTGACCTGTCCATGGCTATAGGCTTGGCGCCAATGGTAGATCCGACGCGTGGTTATGTGATTGTCACGGAATATAACCGATCGGTACAGGGGCTATTGGTAAATGGCATGGAACGTATCGTCAATATGAATTGGGAGTCGGTGCTGGCGCCGCCCAAAGGCACGGGTTCCAGCAGTTATCTGACGGCAGTGACGCGGCTCAATGACCAATTGATCGAGATCCTTGATGTGGAGAAAGTATTTGCCGAGATTATCCACTGTTCCATGGAGATTTCCGGGGAATTGGCTGAAGAGGGTGATGCGCAACATGGCATACAACCGCATGTGTTGATTGTGGATGATTCCAGTGTGGCGCGGAATCAGATCAAGCGCACTCTTGAGCAGATCAAAATTTCGTATACCCTTGCGCCGGATGGCCGTGAGGCGCTGGAGCTGTTGAAAAAATGGGCTGATACTCAAGACCCTCTCCTGCAGCGTCTGAGCCTGGTGATTTCCGATATTGAAATGCCTGAAATGGACGGTTATACGTTGACGACCGAGATCCGCAAGGACGAACGTTTACGCGGCCTCTATGTCATGCTGCATTCGTCATTAAGTGGCGTATTCAATGACGCCATGGTGAAAAAGGTTGGCGCGGATGAGTTTATCGCAAAATTCAGTGCAGATGACCTTGCAGCGGCGGCCTTGAAGAGGATAAAGTCGTACAGCGCGGGGAAAATGCAGGCCGCCTGA
- the flgA gene encoding flagellar basal body P-ring formation protein FlgA gives MPYRTDLLIVIFFAAFTSLPRQAHAETYQSHDSLREIAKAFVLQQIQSPPTVPYVEVGALDARLRLSRCEDKLEAFLPSGSRILGSSSVGIRCHSPKTWSLYVPVTVKIFAPVLVASHAMNRGSQITTQDFQSVEVNVASLSGSYLSMPEQILGMTLKHSINAGAVYTPAMLEAPIIVRRGKQVTILAEVAGIEVRMTGKSLMDGSAGALIQVRNLASQRVIEGTVIAEGMVKVTGN, from the coding sequence ATGCCATACCGTACAGATCTCTTGATAGTTATTTTTTTCGCAGCATTCACATCACTGCCACGGCAAGCCCATGCCGAAACGTATCAATCCCATGATTCGCTGCGCGAAATCGCCAAAGCTTTCGTGCTACAACAAATCCAGAGCCCGCCTACAGTGCCATATGTGGAGGTTGGCGCACTGGACGCTCGCTTACGTCTATCTCGGTGCGAGGACAAACTGGAGGCATTCCTGCCATCTGGTAGCCGTATTCTGGGTTCATCCAGCGTTGGGATACGTTGCCATAGCCCGAAGACTTGGTCATTGTATGTGCCCGTCACCGTCAAAATTTTTGCGCCGGTCTTGGTTGCCAGCCACGCCATGAACCGTGGCAGCCAGATAACCACCCAGGATTTCCAGTCCGTCGAAGTGAACGTAGCCTCCCTTTCCGGCAGTTACCTAAGCATGCCAGAACAAATCCTCGGCATGACTTTGAAACACTCGATAAACGCCGGCGCCGTATATACTCCCGCCATGCTTGAGGCCCCGATCATAGTCCGCCGGGGAAAACAAGTCACCATTCTCGCGGAAGTCGCTGGAATCGAAGTACGCATGACAGGAAAATCACTCATGGACGGCAGCGCCGGGGCATTAATCCAGGTCCGCAATCTCGCATCACAACGGGTCATTGAGGGAACGGTAATTGCTGAGGGAATGGTTAAAGTGACGGGGAATTGA
- the flgM gene encoding flagellar biosynthesis anti-sigma factor FlgM, producing the protein MPIEITGKSPVNSTPAAAAEASAVRQPNAAQRETGKSSTVDTVSFTDTAARLRGLEKTLSALPVVDIHRVEGVKQAIASGAFEINPMRVADRLLNFESSLHLRRAA; encoded by the coding sequence ATGCCCATTGAAATCACCGGAAAATCACCCGTCAATTCGACTCCAGCGGCCGCTGCCGAAGCGTCTGCAGTCCGCCAGCCCAACGCGGCGCAGCGGGAGACCGGCAAATCCTCCACGGTGGATACTGTCAGCTTCACGGACACCGCCGCACGGCTGCGCGGCCTGGAAAAGACACTGTCCGCTCTGCCCGTGGTCGATATTCACCGCGTCGAAGGCGTCAAGCAAGCCATCGCAAGTGGCGCATTTGAGATTAACCCTATGCGCGTGGCCGATAGACTCCTGAACTTCGAAAGCTCACTGCACCTCCGGCGTGCCGCGTAA
- a CDS encoding flagellar protein FlgN, with the protein MVEAEHQQLISALFEHEINAASALFDTLRQEHAALAGNDIPAIEQAVAGKQPLASRLDILIKQHEEMLRSVGYSAEPAGIESYIRERDPHGVHRLNLTWEKLRALSAACRYQNQVNGAVIAINRINVQRALSILRGHPPESEGCYSASGATQPKSRAQSLGRA; encoded by the coding sequence ATGGTCGAGGCGGAACATCAACAGCTAATCAGCGCGTTGTTTGAGCATGAAATCAACGCCGCATCGGCTCTGTTTGATACCTTGCGGCAAGAACATGCCGCCCTTGCCGGCAACGACATACCCGCCATCGAGCAGGCCGTTGCCGGCAAACAACCCCTGGCCTCCCGGCTGGACATACTGATCAAACAGCATGAAGAGATGCTGCGCTCGGTTGGCTATTCCGCCGAACCGGCAGGCATCGAAAGTTATATTCGTGAACGTGACCCGCATGGCGTTCACCGCCTAAACCTCACCTGGGAGAAGCTTCGCGCGCTAAGCGCCGCGTGCCGGTACCAGAATCAGGTCAACGGCGCGGTCATCGCCATCAACCGTATCAATGTGCAACGGGCGCTCTCCATCCTGCGCGGACACCCTCCTGAAAGCGAGGGTTGCTACAGCGCCAGCGGCGCTACACAACCAAAATCCCGCGCACAATCGCTGGGACGAGCATAA